Within Psychrobacter sp. DAB_AL43B, the genomic segment ATACAAATGCATCGGCAAAAAATGTTATCATAGCGCTAACTACTTATTATCACTTGGTTTTCGTTCATTTAAAACATAAACAATTTATAAAATGGACCAAAACAAATCATTTAGCTTAATTAATAATGCCTTAATAACCTTTCAATTAGAATAAAGGACCTTTTTATGTCGAATTTACAACAGCAACGCAATGATGTGACTCATATCGATGGCAATTTACATCAAAACGAAGACGTTCGTATTGGTATCGTGGTCGGTCGTTTTAACGGTTTTGTCGTTGAATCATTGGTTGATGGTGCGATTGATGCGCTGCTGCGTCATGGTGTATTAGGTAGTAACATTACCGTCATTCGCGTACCTGGTGCTTTTGAATTACCACTCGTTGCCCAGCGTGCTGCTGAATCTGACCGCTTTGACGCTATTGTTGCCTTAGGCGCGATTATCCGTGGTAGCACACCACATTTTGACTTTGTCGCAAGCGAGTCAGCAAAAGGCTTAAGCGCTGTAGCTATGGACTATAATATCCCTGTTGCCAATGGCGTTTTGACCACCGACAGTATCGAGCAAGCGATTGAGCGTGCAGGAACCAAAGCCGGTAACAAAGGCTCAGAAGCAGCCATGGTTGTCCTAGAAATGCTTGCTGTACTATCACAGCTAGATATTGAAGACGACAGCACTGACGCGTAGTTTTATTAACTGCTAGATAGTGTTTATTAGCTTTTAATTATTATTTAATTGCTATTTCTGCATCATTTTTATTAAGTTAATTGGGGCTATGGTTATTATCATAGCCCTCAGTATGTAATGTTAGTATTTAACACAATATCCAAAACTGACTGGCGAAACTTGCCAGCCGACTACTATTTAACATCTTATTTCAAAACTTATTATCTTAAAAATTAGGTATAGACCCCTTATGACTGACCAACTCAAGCGCGCTATTAGCGCTGCGAAAACCGCACAAACCAATGATAGAGAAGCGGAAGTCACGCGTATCGCGAGCAGCAGTGCGGGTGATCAAACCTTCGATATGAGTGAGTCTTCTTACAAGACCAGTCACACCGCTATCCGTAAGGCGCGGCGCTTTGCCATGCAAGGTCTATATGAATGGCTCGTCACTGACCGCCGCTTTGATATCGATGGCAAGCTTGGCTGGAAGGCCAATGCGCCACATGATATCGCTGCCCGTACACGTGCCACCAATGCCATGCATACCGTACATATCGGCTATTACCATGAAATGATGCGCGATATTCCAGAACAGATTGAGGCGCTAGACGCCCTTATCAGTCAGCATCTTGACCGTGAAATCGATAAACTGGACACCGTTGAACACGCCATCTTGTTAATCGGTAGCTATGAGCTACAAAATCGCCTAGAGATACCCTATAAAGTGGTGCTTGATGAAGCGATGAAATTGAATAATCATTTTGGTGCCACTGATGCGCATAAACTGATTAATGCGGTTCTGGATAGAATGGCGATTGAGCTACGCGATATCGAAGTACAAGCCGATAGCAAAGCCAATCTACGTACCTCTCAAAAATCGGCTATTAAGCAAGCTGCTGTACCTACTGCTACTCAAGTAGAAACAACTGAAAATGCTATCGATACTGATAATGACAGTCAACCAACTGCTTCAAGTAAAAAACGTATCAGTGCCAATAATGCCAGCGTTAAACGTAATAGCGCCAGTAAAGCCATGGCAAATATTAGTGATTATAAAGCCAGTAAACAGAGCGACGCTCAAAGCACGGTTGAAGAAACTACTATTAAATCAGCCAGCATTGAACCAGTTATCGCAGATAAAGCGAATGAGATTGCAGCTAGTGCCGAAAACGTCGTCAATGATAAGCCTGTAGAAGAAAATATAGTTGACAGCAATGACAGCAATGACAGCAATGACAGCAATGACAGCAATGACAGCAATGACAGCAATGACAGCAATGACAGCAATGATAATGTTACAGCAGAGGTCGACTTACTTGACTCGAATAGCGCTAGTATTGATATAAAAAATGTTGATATAAAAGGCGTTGATATAAAAAGTGTTGATACAAAACAAGCTGAATCAGATAGCATCGAATTAAACGATGCTGATGCAAAAAGCCAAGACTAGCCATGAATGAATTTGAGCTGATTGAGCGTATATTTGCACAGATGCAATCTGCACAGTCATTGCCCAATAATGTCGAAAAAGGCATCGGTGATGATGCGGCAGTGATGGTATTGCCTGTAGGGGCGCGCTTAGTCAGCTGCATTGATACGTTGGTTCAAGGTCGACACTTTAGCGCCGATTGGGAACAAATTAATGAGCTGGCATTTGCGATTGGTTATAAAGCAGTAGCCGTTAATGTCTCAGACATTGCAGCGATGGGCGCAACACCACATAGTATTTTGCTAGCGTTAGCGTTACCTGAACGCCTTGCCAACGAGCAATGGCTCACTGAATTTGCCAAGGGCTTATTTCATGCCTGTCAGTTATTTGGCGTGACCCTTATCGGTGGCGATACTACGCGCAGTGAGAGCTTGATACTGAGTGTCAGCGCACAAGGGCTGCTAGCTGCAGACACGCCAGCCGTTTATCGCTCAGGCGCGCAAGTCGGTGATAAAATATATGTCTCAGGTACGCTTGGGGATGCTGCTTATGCGCTAAAGCACCCTGAAAATGCTGTCGGTATCGAACTAGCGCATCGTCTACATATGCCAACCCCACGTATTGCATTAGGCGCAGCATTGGCAAAAGTTGGTGCAACTTCAATGATAGATATCTCTGATGGTCTCTATCAAGATCTTGGACATATCTGCCAACAAAGCCGCGTGTCTATGCGCTTGAATCTTGAGCAGCTACCTACTAGCAAGCCATTAGCCAGCGTTGATTTATCTGAGCGCTTGTTATATCAGCTGGCTGGTGGTGATGATTATGAGCTGGCTTTTACTTTGCCTGCTGATATCGAGCCGCCTGTTAGTAATAATAGCAATACGTCTGTGACCTATATTGGTGACGTTATTGCCTTGATAGATAATACAGATAGCAGCACAGATAATGTGACGTATCGACGTCCTGAGCTTTATTATCAAGGACAGCCGGTAACACCGACCCATCCAGCACCGTTTTCTATTTGGCCTAATCTTACTGGTTACCAACATTTTGCAGGTTAACCCATGACTGATCACAACCTAGTTAAGCCCGATATCCGTAAAGCCAATGATTGCCCTCCTCTGCCAGTCAATGCCAGTATGTTTGACCACGCGGTTTATTGGCTCGGTATCGGCTTGGGCAGTGGTTTACCGCGCCGTGCGCCCGGTACTTGGGGCACCGTTGGTGGCTTAATCGTCGCGATACCCCTGCTGAGCTTGGGTTTTGTGCCGTTTTTGATTATCACACTTTTATCCTGCATCGTTGGCATCTGGATATGTGGTCGTACCTCAGATCTGATGGGTGGTCATGATGATCCCCACATTGTCTGGGATGAGTGGGCAGGTATGTGGATTACCCTATTGCCTTTGTCTTATATGGGCATTGCTAATGTTAATTTTTGGCAAAATATCTCGCAACCCTTTTCTATCGCTGCTCTGATTATTGCTTTTATACTCTTTCGCTTTTTTGACATCATTAAGCCACCACCGATTGGCTGGGCGGATAAAAAAGTCGCTGGCGGTCTTGGTATCATGCTGGACGATATTATCGCAGGTATTATGGCGGCGGCAGTTTGGGTTATTATTTATAATATAATCTTTTACTTTGCAGATTAGCAGCGCATTTGTTTTATTTTTTAACCAGATAATTTTAACCAAACCGTTTTCATCATTTAGTATTGCTGTTAGCGATAGCTTAATTACAAAGAGGTCACGACATAGCATTTTGGTTAAATGACAATTTACGCTATAATTCCAAATTATATTTTGTTACATTTGTAGGGCTATTATGACATCTCCTCTTTCGGTAATTATCCTCGCTGCTGGTAAAGGCACGCGTATGCAGTCGGCCAAGCCAAAAGTGCTACAGACACTAGCTGGCAAGTCATTGCTCGGTCACGTATTAGACACTTGCCATCAATTGACGGTTGATGACACCATCATTGTTTATGGTTTTGGCGGCGAGCAAGTACAAGATCATATTGCTCATCAATACGCACATCTGCCCATTACTTGGGTCGCCCAAACTGAGCAGTTAGGTACCGGACATGCGGTCAAAGTGACTCTATCTGAACTACCGAAAGACGGACAAAGCCTCATTCTATACGGCGACGTGCCATTGGTTAGCTGTCAAACTTTAGCGACACTACAGGCTGCCAATACTGACGGTATGTCTATGTTGACGCTAACGGTAAACAATCCATTTGGACTCGGTCGTATTAAACGTGACCAAGCGGGTAATATTGAAGCCATTGTCGAGCAAAAAGATGCCACTAGCGATGAGCA encodes:
- the ribE gene encoding 6,7-dimethyl-8-ribityllumazine synthase, producing the protein MSNLQQQRNDVTHIDGNLHQNEDVRIGIVVGRFNGFVVESLVDGAIDALLRHGVLGSNITVIRVPGAFELPLVAQRAAESDRFDAIVALGAIIRGSTPHFDFVASESAKGLSAVAMDYNIPVANGVLTTDSIEQAIERAGTKAGNKGSEAAMVVLEMLAVLSQLDIEDDSTDA
- the nusB gene encoding transcription antitermination factor NusB; amino-acid sequence: MTDQLKRAISAAKTAQTNDREAEVTRIASSSAGDQTFDMSESSYKTSHTAIRKARRFAMQGLYEWLVTDRRFDIDGKLGWKANAPHDIAARTRATNAMHTVHIGYYHEMMRDIPEQIEALDALISQHLDREIDKLDTVEHAILLIGSYELQNRLEIPYKVVLDEAMKLNNHFGATDAHKLINAVLDRMAIELRDIEVQADSKANLRTSQKSAIKQAAVPTATQVETTENAIDTDNDSQPTASSKKRISANNASVKRNSASKAMANISDYKASKQSDAQSTVEETTIKSASIEPVIADKANEIAASAENVVNDKPVEENIVDSNDSNDSNDSNDSNDSNDSNDSNDSNDNVTAEVDLLDSNSASIDIKNVDIKGVDIKSVDTKQAESDSIELNDADAKSQD
- a CDS encoding phosphatidylglycerophosphatase A, with the translated sequence MTDHNLVKPDIRKANDCPPLPVNASMFDHAVYWLGIGLGSGLPRRAPGTWGTVGGLIVAIPLLSLGFVPFLIITLLSCIVGIWICGRTSDLMGGHDDPHIVWDEWAGMWITLLPLSYMGIANVNFWQNISQPFSIAALIIAFILFRFFDIIKPPPIGWADKKVAGGLGIMLDDIIAGIMAAAVWVIIYNIIFYFAD
- the thiL gene encoding thiamine-phosphate kinase produces the protein MNEFELIERIFAQMQSAQSLPNNVEKGIGDDAAVMVLPVGARLVSCIDTLVQGRHFSADWEQINELAFAIGYKAVAVNVSDIAAMGATPHSILLALALPERLANEQWLTEFAKGLFHACQLFGVTLIGGDTTRSESLILSVSAQGLLAADTPAVYRSGAQVGDKIYVSGTLGDAAYALKHPENAVGIELAHRLHMPTPRIALGAALAKVGATSMIDISDGLYQDLGHICQQSRVSMRLNLEQLPTSKPLASVDLSERLLYQLAGGDDYELAFTLPADIEPPVSNNSNTSVTYIGDVIALIDNTDSSTDNVTYRRPELYYQGQPVTPTHPAPFSIWPNLTGYQHFAG